One segment of Acidovorax sp. DW039 DNA contains the following:
- a CDS encoding EAL domain-containing protein, whose translation MPITVLLIDNDPAHAQSLVTALADPWLGWRVEVASTVQAGRERLRQQGVDIVVCTRQVEDGTAFDVLETLQGIPALIVVRPGEEGHAAHAMRHGFADFAVQDAGLNYLLALPAQIEAILERSTSARARRTAEAMLARQHRLLQAISRAQAVFISNDQPQAAFETLLEELMELTRSSFGLVGHVQRTPAEPPALLVHALTDIRWDEMTRMRTVRRSHGALELCDPLSLVGAALASEQAVIVNDASTDPRCQRWPAGLPALQSCLCLPIHAAQEMVALVLLANCPNGYALADIQFPQPLLSTIGQLEMARRAQEERRNLDAELMRTSALLCEKSDALQATLASVAQGIVKVDADGRIRVYNQRYLELLELPEEFLSREPSHEDIVRYQTERGDFGMGFELIEAPARAYVQAEYAAQGRGHSIPETYVRRTQAGRYLEVRSRSMPDGGLVRTFTDVTDYLGTLEALRQSEARWRSLTDLSSDWYWEQDAQLRFVRLNGRPVEDLGLDAQAFYGRTLWELPNTFVSDTLWGEHRSQVQAHEVFQDFEMQRQGPDGQMVWVSVSGEPIFDQHGRFAGYRGVARDITQRKSSEAEIQRLAFYDELTGLPNRRLLMDRLERAVATCARDSTHGALLFLDLDNFKGINDTLGHEWGDRLLRQVAERISASVRASDTVARLGGDEFVLVLQGLHEEQTEAAVEAELVAQKVLQNLTRPYALEGAVLHSTPSIGITLFHDGGQSLQELLKRADLAMYQAKAQGRNTLCFFDPAMQAAATARSALEGDIRAGIERQEFMLHYQPVVNAQGQVLGAEALVRWRHPQRGMVPPGEFISLAEQTGLILPLGRQVLRMACAQLARWGQQATTSHWTVSVNVSAQEFKHPDFVAQVWQALKEAGASPQQLKIELTESLLLQDVEDSIAKMRALREQGVGFSLDDFGTGYSSLSYLKRLPLDQLKIDQSFVRDVLTDPNDAAIACTIVALAQSLGLDVVAEGVETEGQREFLLRNGCHRFQGYLFGRPGPAEQLQNATENIAANA comes from the coding sequence GACTTTGCCGTGCAGGATGCCGGGTTGAACTACCTGCTGGCACTGCCAGCGCAGATCGAGGCCATTCTGGAGCGCAGCACCAGCGCCCGGGCACGCCGCACGGCAGAAGCCATGCTGGCACGCCAGCATCGGCTGCTGCAGGCGATCTCCAGAGCCCAGGCGGTGTTCATCAGCAATGACCAGCCGCAAGCGGCCTTTGAAACACTGCTGGAAGAGCTGATGGAGCTCACGCGCAGCAGCTTCGGTCTGGTGGGCCATGTGCAGCGCACGCCTGCAGAGCCCCCTGCCCTGCTGGTGCATGCACTCACCGATATCCGCTGGGACGAAATGACGCGCATGCGCACGGTGCGCCGCTCCCACGGGGCACTGGAGCTGTGCGATCCCCTGTCGCTGGTGGGCGCAGCGCTCGCCAGCGAGCAAGCCGTCATCGTCAACGATGCCAGCACCGACCCACGCTGCCAGCGCTGGCCCGCCGGGCTGCCCGCCTTGCAAAGCTGTCTGTGCCTGCCCATCCATGCGGCGCAGGAAATGGTGGCGCTGGTGTTGCTGGCCAATTGCCCCAATGGCTACGCGCTGGCCGACATCCAGTTCCCACAGCCGCTGCTGAGCACCATTGGCCAGCTGGAGATGGCGCGGCGCGCCCAGGAGGAGCGACGCAATCTGGATGCTGAACTGATGCGCACCAGCGCGCTGCTGTGCGAAAAGTCCGACGCCCTGCAGGCCACCCTGGCCAGCGTGGCGCAAGGGATTGTGAAAGTGGACGCCGACGGCCGCATCCGCGTCTACAACCAGCGGTATCTGGAGTTGCTGGAGCTGCCGGAGGAATTCCTCTCCCGCGAGCCCAGCCACGAAGACATCGTGCGCTATCAAACCGAGCGGGGCGACTTCGGCATGGGGTTCGAGCTGATCGAAGCCCCTGCACGAGCCTATGTGCAGGCCGAATACGCAGCCCAGGGGCGTGGCCACAGCATTCCCGAAACCTACGTGCGCCGCACGCAGGCTGGCCGCTATCTGGAAGTGCGCTCGCGTTCCATGCCGGATGGCGGGCTGGTGCGCACCTTTACCGACGTGACCGACTACCTGGGCACCCTGGAAGCCTTGCGCCAGAGCGAAGCGCGCTGGCGCAGCCTGACGGACCTGTCTTCCGACTGGTACTGGGAGCAGGATGCGCAGCTGCGCTTTGTGCGGCTGAACGGACGCCCTGTGGAAGACCTGGGGCTGGACGCGCAGGCCTTTTATGGCCGCACCCTGTGGGAGCTGCCCAACACCTTTGTCAGCGACACCCTGTGGGGAGAACACCGCTCACAGGTGCAGGCCCACGAGGTGTTTCAGGACTTCGAGATGCAGCGCCAGGGGCCGGACGGGCAAATGGTGTGGGTGTCGGTGAGCGGCGAGCCCATCTTCGACCAGCATGGCCGGTTTGCTGGCTACCGGGGGGTGGCGCGCGACATCACCCAGCGCAAGAGTTCAGAGGCAGAAATCCAGCGCCTGGCGTTCTACGACGAGCTGACCGGCCTGCCCAACCGCCGCCTGCTGATGGACCGGCTGGAGCGCGCCGTGGCCACCTGCGCACGGGACAGCACCCACGGTGCGCTGCTGTTTCTGGACCTGGACAACTTCAAGGGCATCAACGACACCCTGGGCCACGAGTGGGGCGACCGCCTGCTCAGGCAGGTGGCGGAGCGCATCAGCGCCAGTGTGCGCGCCAGCGATACCGTGGCCCGGCTGGGGGGCGACGAGTTTGTGCTGGTGCTGCAAGGCCTGCACGAGGAACAGACCGAGGCGGCCGTGGAGGCCGAACTGGTGGCCCAGAAGGTGCTGCAAAACCTGACCCGCCCTTATGCGCTCGAAGGCGCAGTGCTGCACAGCACCCCCAGCATCGGCATCACCCTGTTCCATGACGGTGGGCAGTCGCTGCAGGAACTGCTCAAGCGGGCAGACTTGGCGATGTACCAGGCCAAGGCGCAAGGCCGTAACACGCTGTGCTTCTTCGACCCGGCCATGCAGGCGGCCGCCACGGCACGCTCGGCGCTGGAGGGCGATATCCGTGCTGGCATCGAGCGGCAGGAGTTCATGCTGCATTACCAGCCCGTGGTCAATGCACAAGGGCAGGTGCTGGGGGCCGAGGCGCTGGTGCGCTGGCGGCATCCGCAGCGGGGCATGGTGCCACCGGGCGAGTTCATCTCGCTGGCAGAGCAGACGGGGCTGATCCTGCCGCTGGGCAGGCAGGTGCTGCGCATGGCCTGCGCCCAACTGGCGCGCTGGGGCCAGCAGGCCACCACCAGCCACTGGACAGTATCTGTGAACGTGAGCGCGCAAGAGTTCAAGCACCCCGACTTCGTCGCCCAGGTGTGGCAGGCGCTGAAAGAGGCGGGCGCGAGCCCCCAGCAACTCAAGATCGAGCTGACCGAAAGCCTGCTGCTGCAGGATGTGGAAGACAGCATCGCCAAGATGCGGGCGCTGCGCGAGCAGGGCGTGGGCTTTTCGCTGGATGACTTTGGCACGGGCTACTCGTCGCTGAGCTACCTCAAACGCCTGCCGCTGGACCAGCTCAAGATTGACCAGAGCTTTGTGCGCGATGTGCTCACCGACCCCAACGATGCCGCGATTGCCTGCACCATCGTGGCCCTGGCCCAGAGCCTGGGGCTGGATGTGGTGGCCGAAGGGGTGGAAACCGAAGGGCAGCGCGAATTCCTGCTGCGCAATGGATGCCACCGCTTCCAGGGTTATCTGTTCGGACGGCCGGGGCCGGCAGAACAACTGCAAAACGCTACAGAAAACATAGCTGCCAACGCTTGA